ACCTTTCTAGCAATAACAGGGATACAAGGGATGGAGGGGATACACAATCTGTATGAAGTTTACCCTCTAAGTTAAAACAAATCTCCTCTATTCCCTCTATCCCTGTTGAATTTATTGTCAAACCGTCTGTATTCAAGTCGTGGCATGCCAAAATTAATCAACAATCCAACTGGTAGTCCTGATGCCTTTAAATAATTTAAAAGTTGGGCTTGGTGTTCTGGTAACAGACTTTTTACCGCTTTCAACTCCAATATCACGGTTTTGTTAACAATAATGTCCGCATAAAAACATCCAACATTTTCGTTGCGGAATGAAACTGTCAGCTGGTGCTGATTTTCAGCTTCAAGCTCCTTGTCTTTCAAGGCAATCATCAGCGCCTTTTCATAAACCGACTCAACAAAACCGACTCCTAGTTCATTGCTTACTTCAAAACAGGCCGCCAGAATAGCTTCAGTCAGTTCAGACAATATCATTGAACTATCCCTTAAATCCCTTTCATCCCTGTTTAGTTTGTTTCAGAGATGCCGTTACCGGCCCTGCCGAGCGGGATGTAGCGGATCTCCATCTCCTGCATCCGGTCCAGTTTGTAGAGGTTGCGGCCATCAACAATCAGGGGTTGTTTCAGCAGACCCTTGATCCGCTCAAAGTCGGGATTGCGGTATTCGTGCCAGTCGGTGATAACCGTCAGGGCGTCGGCATTGTTCAGGATGTCGTACTGGTTGCTGCTGTACTCGATCCGGTCGCCGAACAGCTTCTTTGCCTCTGTCAGCGCTTCCGGGTCGTGGGCCCGCACAACGGCCCCGGCAGCCAGCAGACGTTCGATGATGGTCAGTGATGGCGCTTCGCGCATATCATCGGTACGGGGTTTGAAGGAAAGCCCCCAGCAGGCGATGGTACGACCGGCCAACGGTCCTTCCTTGTCGCCGGAACCCAGGGCCTTGATCAGTTTGTCAGCCAGAACCTCTTTCTGGCGCTCATTGGCTTCTTCCACTGCCTTGAGCAGCAGGAAATCGTAGTTGCATTCTTCGGCCGTGCGGATCAGGGCCTTGACGTCCTTGGGAAAGCAGGAACCGCCGTAACCGGGACCGGGGAAGAGGAAGTCGTAGCCGATGCGGGAGTCTGAACCGATCCCTTCCCTGACAGCCGCTACATCGGCCCCCATCCGTTCGCAGAGGTTGGCGATCTGGTTCATGAAGGAAATCCGGGTGGCCAGCATGGCGTTGGCAGCATACTTGGTCATCTCGGCGCTGCGGATATCCATGATGATCAGCCGGTTCTGTTTGCGCATGAACGGGTCGTACAGTTCTTTCATGATCTCGGCGGTGCGGACGTTGTCGGTGCCGATCACGACCCGGTCAGGCTGCATGAAGTCGTC
Above is a window of Trichlorobacter lovleyi SZ DNA encoding:
- a CDS encoding UDP-glucose dehydrogenase family protein encodes the protein MKISVFGAGYVGLVAAACFAESGNSVIAVDVDQKKIEGLKNGIIPIYEPGLKELILRNQAEGRLSFTTDMVEAVEQSLIQFIAVGTPPGEDGSADLQYVLSVGRTIGRHMNGFKIIVDKSTVPVGTADKVRLAVQEELEKRASHLEFDVVSNPEFLKEGAAIDDFMQPDRVVIGTDNVRTAEIMKELYDPFMRKQNRLIIMDIRSAEMTKYAANAMLATRISFMNQIANLCERMGADVAAVREGIGSDSRIGYDFLFPGPGYGGSCFPKDVKALIRTAEECNYDFLLLKAVEEANERQKEVLADKLIKALGSGDKEGPLAGRTIACWGLSFKPRTDDMREAPSLTIIERLLAAGAVVRAHDPEALTEAKKLFGDRIEYSSNQYDILNNADALTVITDWHEYRNPDFERIKGLLKQPLIVDGRNLYKLDRMQEMEIRYIPLGRAGNGISETN
- a CDS encoding GxxExxY protein, whose amino-acid sequence is MILSELTEAILAACFEVSNELGVGFVESVYEKALMIALKDKELEAENQHQLTVSFRNENVGCFYADIIVNKTVILELKAVKSLLPEHQAQLLNYLKASGLPVGLLINFGMPRLEYRRFDNKFNRDRGNRGDLF